The Bifidobacterium animalis subsp. animalis ATCC 25527 genome has a segment encoding these proteins:
- a CDS encoding PFL family protein has translation MLNILEVHETNQMIEQEKLDVRTITMGIDLMDCVSTDLQTTCDLIYNKITSYAKDLVSTGESIERDFGIPIVNKRITVTPIALVGASCCKTSADFVQIAHALDRAAKTVGVDLIGGYSALVSKSMTPAEELLIRSLPQALSETDIVCSSVNVGSTKTGIDMNSVELLGHIIKEIAEATADIDSYGCVKFVAFCNAPDDNPFMAGGFHGVTEGDAVINVGVSGPGVVSRALDAAVGKDFEFLCETIKRTAFKITRVGQLVAQEASKRLGIPFGIIDLSLAPTPAVGDSVGEVLEKIGLAQVGAPGTTAALAMLNDQVKKGGIMASSYVGGLSGAFIPVSEDKNMIDAAESGCLTIEKLEAMTCVCSVGLDMIAIPGDTPASTISGIIADEAAIGMVNQKTTAVRIIPVVGKTVGQMANFGGLMGYAPIMPVNTASCEAFVTRGGRIPAPIHSFKN, from the coding sequence ATGCTGAATATTCTGGAAGTTCATGAGACGAACCAGATGATCGAGCAGGAGAAGCTCGACGTGCGCACGATCACGATGGGCATCGACCTGATGGACTGCGTGTCCACCGATCTGCAGACCACCTGCGACCTCATCTACAACAAGATCACCTCGTATGCGAAGGACCTCGTGTCCACCGGCGAGTCGATCGAACGCGACTTCGGCATTCCGATTGTGAACAAGCGCATCACGGTCACGCCGATCGCGCTCGTCGGCGCCAGCTGCTGCAAGACCTCCGCCGATTTCGTGCAGATTGCCCACGCACTCGACCGGGCCGCGAAAACGGTGGGCGTCGACCTGATCGGCGGCTACTCGGCGCTCGTCTCCAAGTCGATGACGCCGGCCGAGGAACTGCTCATCCGCTCGCTGCCACAGGCGCTGAGCGAAACCGACATCGTCTGCTCGTCGGTGAACGTGGGGTCCACGAAGACCGGCATCGACATGAACTCGGTGGAGCTGCTCGGCCACATCATCAAGGAGATCGCCGAAGCGACCGCAGACATCGATTCGTACGGCTGCGTGAAATTCGTCGCGTTCTGCAATGCGCCCGACGACAATCCGTTCATGGCCGGCGGTTTCCACGGCGTGACCGAGGGCGACGCGGTGATCAACGTGGGTGTTTCGGGCCCAGGCGTTGTCTCACGCGCGCTCGATGCGGCCGTGGGCAAGGATTTCGAATTCCTGTGCGAGACGATCAAGCGCACCGCGTTCAAGATCACGCGCGTCGGCCAGCTCGTCGCCCAGGAGGCATCGAAGCGACTCGGCATTCCGTTCGGCATCATCGACCTGTCGCTGGCACCGACCCCGGCAGTCGGCGACTCGGTGGGCGAGGTGCTCGAGAAGATCGGCCTGGCCCAGGTGGGCGCGCCCGGCACCACGGCGGCGCTCGCGATGCTCAACGACCAGGTGAAGAAGGGCGGCATCATGGCGTCGTCGTATGTTGGCGGCCTCTCCGGCGCGTTCATCCCCGTTTCGGAAGACAAGAACATGATCGACGCCGCCGAAAGCGGTTGCCTGACCATTGAGAAGCTCGAGGCGATGACCTGCGTGTGCTCGGTCGGTCTCGACATGATTGCGATTCCGGGTGACACCCCCGCGTCGACGATCTCCGGCATCATCGCCGACGAAGCCGCAATCGGCATGGTGAACCAGAAGACGACCGCCGTGCGCATCATTCCCGTGGTGGGCAAGACGGTGGGCCAGATGGCCAACTTCGGCGGACTTATGGGCTATGCGCCGATCATGCCGGTGAACACGGCGAGCTGCGAGGCGTTCGTGACGCGCGGCGGCCGCATTCCGGCTCCGATCCACAGTTTCAAGAACTGA
- a CDS encoding ACT domain-containing protein: protein MNKAIITVVGQDTVGIIARVCTYLSDHHTNVLDISQTIIDGFFNMMMIVDYANADVAFETIVNDLEELGEEIGVRIRCQREEIFTKMHRV, encoded by the coding sequence ATGAACAAGGCAATCATCACCGTCGTCGGCCAAGACACCGTGGGCATTATCGCACGCGTGTGCACGTACCTGTCCGACCACCACACGAACGTGCTTGACATCTCGCAGACGATCATCGACGGCTTCTTCAACATGATGATGATCGTCGACTACGCGAACGCCGACGTCGCCTTCGAGACGATCGTCAACGATCTCGAGGAGCTCGGCGAGGAGATCGGCGTGCGCATCCGCTGCCAGCGTGAGGAGATCTTCACGAAGATGCACCGAGTGTGA
- a CDS encoding class C sortase: MLMIISMVVMLLVGVGLIVYPTVADAWNRHVASRAIAGYSEQVANTPKEDREGQLRKAREYNESLLGQGNARFLPNEEEKKVYNSILDVSGTGIMGYIAIPAIHAKLPIYHGTDETVLQIAAGHYEGSSFPIGGESTHAVITGHTGLPSAQLFTGIDGMKKGDKFSITVYDDVLTYEVEDRQVVLPDNVKPLAIQKGRDLMSLVTCTPYGVNSHRLILTAHRIPTPENKKEVEVNPERAIMSDIAITAFVIVGVAVCMATIVITQRRRRKTHAHGSHTRSRK, encoded by the coding sequence GTGCTCATGATTATCTCCATGGTGGTCATGCTGCTCGTTGGTGTGGGGCTCATCGTGTACCCCACCGTCGCCGACGCATGGAACCGCCATGTGGCAAGCCGCGCGATAGCCGGCTACTCCGAGCAGGTGGCGAACACACCGAAGGAAGACCGCGAAGGGCAGTTGCGCAAGGCGCGTGAATACAACGAAAGCCTGCTCGGGCAAGGCAATGCGCGCTTCCTGCCGAACGAGGAGGAGAAAAAAGTCTACAATTCGATTCTCGACGTCTCCGGCACCGGCATCATGGGATACATTGCGATTCCGGCGATCCATGCGAAACTGCCGATCTACCACGGCACCGACGAGACGGTGCTACAGATTGCGGCCGGGCATTACGAGGGCTCGAGCTTCCCGATCGGCGGCGAATCCACGCATGCGGTGATCACCGGGCACACCGGCCTGCCGTCCGCGCAGCTGTTCACCGGCATCGACGGCATGAAGAAGGGCGACAAGTTCTCGATCACCGTGTACGACGACGTGCTCACCTACGAAGTGGAGGACCGGCAGGTCGTGCTGCCCGACAATGTGAAGCCGCTCGCGATCCAGAAGGGGCGCGATCTGATGAGTCTGGTCACCTGCACGCCATACGGCGTGAACTCGCACCGCCTGATTCTCACCGCGCACCGCATTCCGACCCCCGAGAACAAGAAAGAAGTTGAGGTGAACCCGGAGCGCGCGATCATGAGCGACATCGCAATCACCGCGTTCGTGATTGTGGGCGTCGCCGTGTGCATGGCGACGATCGTGATCACGCAACGGCGGCGCAGGAAGACGCATGCGCATGGCTCGCACACACGTTCGAGAAAATAG
- the galK gene encoding galactokinase: MTSVEFIEPMNDAEGAARAAELFKQAYGKEPAGVWAAPGRVNLIGEHTDYNAGLCLPIALPHRTYIALSPRDDTSVRVVSDLASDVIAEADLDGLEAGGVDGWAAYPVGVAWALRNAGFDGVQGFDAAFSSCVPLGSGLSSSAAMTCSTALALDDVYSLGFGDTDEGRVTLINAAIASENDMAGASTGGLDQNASMRCTPDHAIRLDCRPGLSAVDSVQQEVFDLEGHGLELLVLDTRAPHQLNDGQYAQRRETCEEAVRILGVANLREVADLVNAQADSSTALDGVLDRLDDETIRKRVRHVVTEIGRVDDFVRAFADGDMQTAGELFNASHDSLRDDYEVTVPELDVAVEVARNEGALGARMTGGGFGGSIIALVNAGESQRIAQAICDEFERRGFVLPRALPAQASASARRVQ; this comes from the coding sequence CTGCGGGCGTGTGGGCCGCACCCGGGCGCGTGAACCTGATCGGCGAGCACACCGACTACAACGCGGGACTCTGCCTGCCGATCGCGCTGCCGCACCGCACCTACATAGCGCTCTCGCCACGTGACGACACCAGCGTGCGCGTTGTTTCCGACCTCGCCTCCGATGTGATCGCCGAGGCCGACCTCGATGGGCTTGAGGCCGGCGGCGTGGACGGTTGGGCCGCTTACCCGGTGGGCGTGGCCTGGGCATTGCGCAATGCCGGTTTCGACGGCGTGCAGGGTTTCGACGCGGCATTCAGCTCGTGCGTGCCGCTCGGCTCCGGCCTGAGCTCGTCGGCGGCGATGACGTGTTCCACCGCACTTGCGCTCGACGACGTGTATTCGCTGGGCTTTGGCGATACCGACGAAGGCCGTGTGACGCTGATCAATGCGGCGATCGCCTCGGAGAACGACATGGCGGGCGCCTCCACCGGTGGCCTCGACCAGAACGCGTCGATGCGCTGCACCCCCGACCATGCGATCCGTTTGGATTGCCGACCTGGCCTGAGTGCCGTGGACAGCGTGCAGCAGGAGGTGTTCGACCTCGAAGGACATGGTCTCGAGCTGCTCGTGCTTGACACGCGCGCGCCGCACCAGCTCAACGACGGCCAGTATGCGCAACGTCGCGAAACCTGCGAGGAGGCGGTACGCATTCTGGGCGTCGCGAATCTGCGCGAGGTAGCCGATCTGGTGAATGCGCAGGCGGACTCGTCTACGGCGCTCGACGGCGTGCTCGACCGTCTCGACGACGAGACGATAAGGAAGCGCGTACGCCATGTGGTCACCGAGATCGGTCGTGTGGACGATTTTGTGCGCGCTTTCGCGGACGGCGACATGCAGACCGCCGGCGAACTGTTCAACGCATCGCACGACTCGCTGCGCGATGACTACGAGGTGACCGTGCCCGAGCTCGACGTTGCCGTGGAAGTCGCCCGCAACGAGGGCGCGTTGGGTGCCCGCATGACCGGCGGCGGATTCGGCGGTTCGATCATCGCGCTCGTGAACGCGGGTGAATCGCAGCGCATTGCGCAGGCGATCTGCGATGAGTTCGAGCGTCGCGGATTCGTGTTGCCGCGCGCCTTGCCCGCACAGGCGTCCGCCTCGGCGCGCCGCGTGCAGTGA